Genomic window (Spirosoma sp. KCTC 42546):
ACCGATAGCATCCGCTGGCCCTGACGTACCAGAAATCGCTGACGATAATCTCGGGGTGACTGGCTCTGAAGCTGTTGCAGCAGCTTTTCGATATTGAGGCTAGGGACATTGCCCGACTGACTCCGCAGATCCTCATATTTTTGCAGGCTTCGCTGTAAGTCGTCTCGCTGGATGGGTTTTAGCAGATAGTCTATGCTGTTTACCTTGAATGCCTGAAGGGCATATTCATCGTAGGAGGTTGTAAAAATTACGGTACTACGTACGGTGGTTCGCTCAAAAATCTCGAAACTTTGTCCATCGGCTAATTCAATATCTAGGAAAATCAGGTCAGGGTCTGGCTGTCCTTTTGCCCGAAGACCCTCCAACCAGTCTACTGTATCTTCAATGCTGGCTGTTACCCCCAACACTTTTAAGGTGGGAGCTACTTCAGCCAATAATTTCTGAAGTTTGCGAACAGCTAATTCTTCATCCTCAACAATCAGAGCATTCATGCGGTTGCTTGTTTTTTTTCCAGTAGTGGTAATGTGACAGTAAAATAATCCGGGCCAGTTTCGATAGTGGGTGCCGGGCAGGCTAATAGCTCATATTTAGCCTGAATATTTGTTAGTCCAACCTGCGTCGACTCTAAAAGCACAGGCCCGGACCGGCTCGTTTTTTTCTGAAGGTTATTGCGCACCAGAAGGTAGCCCCGCTCGGTGGTCATAATGTCGATACATAAAGGGCGACTTGCCAGAATGACGTTGTGCTTAACGGCGTTTTCAACCAGTAGTTGCAACGTTAACGGTGGTAGCCGGTACGAGCGATAGTGGTCATCAATTTGTAGGTTGAGATGTAACCCATCGCCATGCCGGGTTTTCAACAGATGAAAATACGAGTCGATAAAGGCCAGTTCAGCCTCCAGTACAGTTAACTCATCACCGTCTTCCCCTTCTGCCGATCCCACTCCGAACAAATAGCCCGGTAGTAGGGTATTGGCCTGCCGGTCAGCCTTAACGGGCGAGTTGGGACGTCGGTTAGTCTGGAGCATATAGCGATAAACCCGTGCCATCTGATTCACAAACTGCTCCGCGCGCTGGGGCTCTTCGGCAATGAGTGATGAAAGAGAGTTCAGACTGTTGAACAGAAAGTGTGGGCTGACCTGACTTCTCAACCCCTGCAACTGGCCCCGTAAATTTTCTTTTTTAAGTTTTTCTTTATTCATCTGGTATTGCTGCCATCGAGACAGGGAGTAAGACGTCTCGTATATACCGATTAACAATACAATAGCAACCAGATCGAACGTGAATACCGATGGCACAGTTTGGTAGGTTAGTTGCGAACCAAAAGGCCGGAACCGAATGAAAAACCACGTATAGGCAAGCA
Coding sequences:
- a CDS encoding LytTR family DNA-binding domain-containing protein produces the protein MNALIVEDEELAVRKLQKLLAEVAPTLKVLGVTASIEDTVDWLEGLRAKGQPDPDLIFLDIELADGQSFEIFERTTVRSTVIFTTSYDEYALQAFKVNSIDYLLKPIQRDDLQRSLQKYEDLRSQSGNVPSLNIEKLLQQLQSQSPRDYRQRFLVRQGQRMLSVEVGEIAYFYTEDRYSFFAMHTGQKFLVDYTLDEIADALDPGRFFRINRGVIVTHQTVDQIQPYFGNRLALSLKPVFDKEALVSREKVSDFKQWMGK
- a CDS encoding sensor histidine kinase; this encodes MNTSYFDHFRRWLRLTKRGGWSYVALMPWFVPLITYLLIGDAYLHTWQTFSGATIFVWLLSTIAFLFHDWAANAIAQRYPELRQTLIRASCTGLAFIMLSGLFLLAYTWFFIRFRPFGSQLTYQTVPSVFTFDLVAIVLLIGIYETSYSLSRWQQYQMNKEKLKKENLRGQLQGLRSQVSPHFLFNSLNSLSSLIAEEPQRAEQFVNQMARVYRYMLQTNRRPNSPVKADRQANTLLPGYLFGVGSAEGEDGDELTVLEAELAFIDSYFHLLKTRHGDGLHLNLQIDDHYRSYRLPPLTLQLLVENAVKHNVILASRPLCIDIMTTERGYLLVRNNLQKKTSRSGPVLLESTQVGLTNIQAKYELLACPAPTIETGPDYFTVTLPLLEKKQATA